One genomic window of Streptomonospora nanhaiensis includes the following:
- the ppgK gene encoding polyphosphate--glucose phosphotransferase: protein MAVTKPQVGLGIDIGGSGVKGAPVDLATGTFVVDRVKRATPQPSTPAAVAEVVAEIAAAFPGHVDPSAPLGVTFPAVIQHGVARSAANVDRSWIGTDAEKLLAEATGRRVYVVNDADAAAVGEHRFGAARGVRGVVLMTTLGTGIGTALLVDGRLVPNTEFGHLEIDGHDAETRAAASAQARDGLSYEVWARERLQRYYDVIEKLLSPDLIVVGGGVSRVADEFLPHLKLNAPIIPAELRNTAGIVGAACLAAERFGAE, encoded by the coding sequence ATGGCGGTCACGAAACCGCAGGTCGGTCTGGGGATCGACATCGGAGGCAGCGGGGTCAAGGGCGCGCCGGTGGACCTGGCCACCGGCACGTTCGTGGTGGACCGCGTCAAGCGGGCCACGCCCCAGCCCTCCACTCCGGCGGCCGTGGCCGAGGTCGTCGCCGAGATCGCGGCGGCCTTCCCCGGGCACGTCGACCCCTCGGCGCCGCTGGGGGTGACCTTCCCGGCCGTCATCCAGCACGGCGTGGCGCGCAGCGCGGCCAACGTCGACCGGTCCTGGATCGGCACCGACGCCGAGAAGCTGCTGGCCGAGGCCACCGGGCGGCGGGTCTACGTCGTCAACGACGCCGACGCCGCCGCGGTGGGCGAGCACCGCTTCGGCGCGGCGCGCGGGGTCAGGGGCGTGGTGCTGATGACGACGCTGGGCACCGGCATCGGCACCGCGCTGCTGGTGGACGGCCGCCTGGTGCCCAACACCGAGTTCGGGCACCTGGAGATCGACGGGCACGACGCCGAGACCCGGGCCGCCGCCAGCGCCCAGGCCCGCGACGGCCTGTCCTACGAGGTGTGGGCGCGCGAGCGGCTGCAGCGCTACTACGACGTGATCGAGAAGCTGCTCTCGCCGGACCTGATCGTGGTGGGCGGCGGCGTGAGCCGGGTCGCCGACGAGTTCCTGCCCCACCTCAAGCTCAACGCCCCGATCATTCCGGCCGAGCTGCGCAACACCGCCGGGATCGTGGGCGCGGCCTGCCTGGCCGCCGAGCGGTTCGGCGCGGAGTAG
- a CDS encoding RecB family exonuclease: MDSPPATPLVSALSPSRAADFLQCPLLFRFRVIDRLPEKPSAAALRGTLVHAVLERLFELPADTRTPRTALSLLEPQWERLRASRAEAVAGLFASDAELAAWLAEARTLIGRYFEMEQPQRLEPHKREMRLDVTLESGLRLRGYLDRLDVAPTGQIRIVDYKTGKSPQPRFEQKARFQIFFYAVMLWRELGEIPTRLQLMYLGDGGVRWYEPTEQELLAAEAEILGIWRQIEDTARSGVWSPRRSRLCDWCDHRERCPEFGGTPPPMPDSLPVV, translated from the coding sequence ATGGATTCGCCGCCCGCCACCCCCTTGGTATCGGCGCTGTCGCCCTCCCGGGCCGCCGACTTCCTGCAGTGCCCCCTGCTGTTCCGGTTCCGCGTCATCGACCGGCTGCCCGAGAAGCCGAGCGCGGCCGCGCTGCGCGGCACTCTGGTGCACGCCGTACTCGAGCGGCTCTTCGAGCTGCCCGCCGACACCCGCACGCCCCGCACCGCCCTGTCGCTGCTGGAGCCGCAGTGGGAGCGGCTGCGCGCCTCCCGGGCCGAGGCGGTGGCCGGGCTGTTCGCCTCCGACGCGGAACTCGCCGCCTGGCTGGCCGAGGCGCGCACGCTGATCGGGCGCTACTTCGAGATGGAGCAGCCCCAGCGGCTCGAACCCCACAAGCGCGAGATGCGCCTGGACGTCACCCTGGAGTCCGGCCTGCGGCTGCGCGGCTACCTGGACCGCCTCGACGTCGCGCCCACCGGCCAGATCCGCATCGTCGACTACAAGACCGGCAAGTCGCCGCAACCGCGCTTCGAGCAGAAGGCGCGGTTCCAGATCTTCTTCTACGCGGTGATGCTCTGGCGCGAGCTGGGCGAGATCCCCACCCGCCTGCAGCTGATGTACCTGGGCGACGGCGGCGTGCGCTGGTACGAGCCCACCGAGCAGGAGCTGCTGGCCGCCGAAGCCGAGATCCTGGGCATCTGGCGGCAGATCGAGGACACCGCCCGATCGGGGGTGTGGTCGCCCCGGCGCAGCCGGCTGTGCGACTGGTGCGACCACCGCGAGCGGTGCCCGGAGTTCGGCGGCACCCCTCCCCCGATGCCCGATTCACTTCCAGTGGTGTAG
- a CDS encoding sensor histidine kinase: protein MRSTPAPPTSSAAGARPAASAAGRSSPGACRARSRTGLGQSAAPVPSRSRLRSALPALLTDAFIVVALVVLNSSLVELARTVPAMAQLWGEFTAGHIGGALLALTMLARRHLPFTVLLVLTLSGLVGDHTRVLVWGTASLGIAVAAYSVGRYLPLTRALIALGTGVVVNVLATTLSPAQAGDPGEPWWINQGFYLGWLLAAWWVGRLVRMRAFHMEELATRAERLERARDAHTRAVLAEERSRIARELHDVVAHHVSVMTVQATAGRRVIDRSPERARQTLVEIEETGRQAMAEMRRIVGVLRMAEGGGPDRGPQPGLAGLAELVQQVRDTGTRTELRVSGEPPELAPGLGLTVYRIVQESLTNVLKHAGRGARAAVEVRFTSEAVEVVVTDEGPPPGGEGEPGPRRAADEPGHGLVGMRERVALYGGDLRTGPRAGGGFEVRARLPLDRRGPG, encoded by the coding sequence GTGAGGTCCACACCAGCGCCGCCGACGTCCAGCGCCGCCGGCGCCCGCCCGGCCGCCTCCGCCGCCGGCCGCTCCTCCCCCGGCGCGTGCCGCGCCCGGTCGCGCACGGGCCTCGGGCAGTCGGCGGCGCCGGTGCCCTCGCGGTCGCGGCTGCGCTCGGCCCTGCCGGCGCTGCTGACCGACGCGTTCATCGTGGTGGCACTGGTGGTCTTGAACAGCTCGCTGGTGGAGCTGGCGCGGACCGTGCCGGCGATGGCGCAGCTGTGGGGGGAGTTCACCGCCGGTCACATCGGGGGTGCGCTGCTGGCGCTGACCATGCTGGCCCGCCGGCACCTTCCCTTCACCGTGCTGCTGGTCCTGACCCTCAGCGGGCTGGTCGGCGACCACACCCGCGTCCTGGTGTGGGGTACCGCGAGCCTGGGGATCGCGGTCGCCGCCTATTCGGTCGGACGGTACCTGCCGCTGACGCGCGCCCTGATCGCGCTGGGCACCGGCGTGGTCGTCAACGTGCTGGCGACCACGCTGAGCCCCGCCCAGGCGGGCGACCCCGGCGAGCCCTGGTGGATCAACCAGGGCTTCTACCTGGGGTGGCTCCTGGCGGCGTGGTGGGTGGGCCGCCTGGTGCGCATGCGCGCCTTCCACATGGAGGAGCTGGCCACCCGCGCCGAGCGCCTGGAGCGGGCCCGCGACGCCCACACCCGCGCCGTGCTCGCCGAGGAGCGCAGCCGCATCGCCCGTGAGCTGCACGACGTGGTGGCCCACCACGTCAGCGTCATGACCGTGCAGGCCACGGCGGGCCGCCGGGTCATCGACCGCTCGCCCGAACGGGCGCGGCAGACCCTGGTGGAGATCGAGGAGACCGGGCGGCAGGCGATGGCGGAGATGCGGCGGATCGTGGGCGTGCTGCGGATGGCCGAGGGCGGCGGCCCCGACCGGGGCCCGCAGCCGGGGTTGGCGGGGCTGGCCGAACTGGTGCAGCAGGTCCGCGACACCGGTACGCGCACGGAGCTGCGGGTGAGCGGCGAGCCGCCCGAACTGGCGCCCGGCCTGGGGCTGACGGTGTACCGGATCGTGCAGGAGTCGCTGACCAACGTGCTCAAGCACGCCGGGCGCGGCGCACGCGCGGCGGTCGAGGTGCGCTTCACATCCGAGGCGGTGGAGGTGGTGGTGACCGACGAGGGTCCACCGCCGGGCGGCGAGGGAGAGCCGGGCCCGCGGCGCGCCGCCGACGAGCCGGGGCACGGCCTGGTGGGCATGCGCGAGCGGGTCGCGCTCTACGGCGGCGACCTGCGCACGGGTCCGCGCGCGGGCGGCGGGTTCGAGGTGCGGGCCCGGCTGCCGCTGGACCGGCGCGGACCGGGCTGA
- a CDS encoding helix-turn-helix domain-containing protein: MPRRDSALPRDFWARPHIAAALATCDLPAVLEGVRSAQGWSQGELAAAVGYSQSWVSRVINRQQALTVEQVRDLSGRLGIPIHLLRFADAAAPERGAGPTKRREFGKVVTAALTVPVAPARGDIGDHTAPTLRAITGGQRRLDASSPSRDLAAGARAHVELTTRTLARARRTPYAPDIAAAASEAAGFAAWLHADMDDAGSARGHYRTAVRGARLAGEPLLGAYMLGSLAAFETDNGDAAVGLELTREAGRLVGAGAHPTAAAWLACVRAVAHAALGEARAADRAIAAAEAAVARRDNAQPPWPWVFPFDAAKVAGYRALVAVRLRRPADARRAFAEAFAQAAPATKQRGVLMVEMARAHIAAGEVDEAFRLAGDALGIGVRYGSDRLVSRVRRFRRSYRGAPARCLRELDERLADTLAL, encoded by the coding sequence ATGCCTCGACGTGACAGCGCTCTGCCGCGGGATTTCTGGGCGCGCCCCCACATCGCGGCCGCACTGGCCACGTGCGACCTCCCGGCGGTGCTGGAGGGGGTCCGCTCGGCGCAGGGGTGGTCGCAGGGGGAACTGGCCGCAGCCGTCGGCTACTCCCAGAGCTGGGTCTCGCGCGTGATCAACCGGCAGCAGGCGCTCACCGTCGAGCAGGTCCGCGACCTCTCCGGACGGCTGGGGATCCCCATCCACCTCCTCCGGTTCGCGGACGCCGCAGCGCCGGAGAGGGGGGCCGGTCCGACGAAGCGACGGGAATTCGGCAAGGTGGTCACGGCGGCGCTGACGGTGCCGGTGGCACCGGCGCGCGGGGACATCGGCGACCACACCGCGCCGACCTTGCGCGCCATCACCGGGGGCCAGCGGCGGCTGGACGCGTCCTCGCCCTCGCGCGACCTGGCGGCGGGCGCGCGCGCCCACGTCGAGCTGACCACGCGCACCCTGGCGCGGGCCCGCCGCACGCCCTACGCGCCCGACATCGCCGCGGCGGCGAGCGAGGCCGCAGGGTTCGCCGCCTGGCTGCACGCCGACATGGACGACGCCGGCTCGGCGCGCGGCCACTACCGCACCGCGGTGCGCGGCGCCCGCCTGGCCGGCGAGCCGCTGCTGGGCGCCTACATGCTGGGCAGCCTGGCCGCCTTCGAGACCGACAACGGCGACGCGGCCGTCGGGCTGGAGCTGACCCGCGAGGCCGGGCGGCTGGTGGGCGCCGGCGCCCACCCCACGGCGGCGGCGTGGCTGGCCTGCGTGCGGGCGGTGGCCCACGCCGCGCTGGGCGAGGCGCGGGCCGCCGACCGCGCGATCGCGGCGGCCGAGGCGGCGGTGGCCCGCCGCGACAACGCCCAGCCGCCCTGGCCGTGGGTGTTCCCCTTCGACGCCGCCAAGGTGGCGGGCTACCGGGCGCTGGTGGCGGTGCGGCTGCGCCGGCCCGCCGACGCGCGGCGCGCCTTCGCCGAGGCGTTCGCCCAGGCCGCGCCCGCGACCAAGCAGCGCGGGGTGCTGATGGTGGAGATGGCGCGTGCCCACATCGCCGCGGGCGAGGTCGACGAGGCGTTCCGGCTGGCGGGCGACGCGCTGGGCATCGGCGTGCGCTACGGGTCGGACCGGCTGGTCTCGCGGGTGCGCCGCTTCCGCCGGAGCTACCGGGGCGCCCCGGCGCGCTGCCTGCGCGAGCTGGACGAGCGGCTGGCCGACACACTGGCGCTGTAG
- a CDS encoding site-2 protease family protein yields the protein MARPFGIPVYVTPSWLVIAVIITLLYQPMVDRTLALGPLSYLVAFVFAVLLYVSVLIHELAHCVVARMFGLPVRRITLYMLGGVSEIEREARSPGREFLIAFSGPLLSLVLAAVGFAASWLVAPQTIVGVLIWQLWVANLLVGVFNLLPGLPLDGGRMVRAAVWGLTRRPAAGTVVAAWGGRVLAVCVVALPILLALRGGTSPNLFGLLWAVLLASFIWMGAGSALRASRLRARVPTLRARAMAAAAVHVPADTSVAEAQRRMAEAGAGAIVVTDTAGTPTSIVNATAAAAVPEARRPWVPVSSVARAITRGAVVRAGLEGEDLLDAMRAHPASEYLLVEDDGTAVGVLRTSDVEAAFTRR from the coding sequence ATGGCGCGCCCGTTCGGCATCCCGGTCTACGTGACACCCTCCTGGCTGGTCATCGCCGTCATCATCACGCTGCTCTACCAGCCGATGGTCGACCGCACCCTCGCCCTGGGGCCGCTGTCCTACCTCGTGGCGTTCGTCTTCGCGGTGCTGCTGTACGTGTCCGTGCTCATCCACGAACTCGCCCACTGCGTCGTGGCCCGCATGTTCGGCCTGCCCGTCCGCCGCATCACCCTCTACATGCTCGGCGGCGTCTCGGAGATCGAGCGCGAGGCCCGCAGCCCCGGCCGCGAGTTCCTGATCGCCTTCTCCGGCCCGCTGCTGTCCCTCGTCCTGGCCGCCGTGGGCTTCGCCGCCTCCTGGCTGGTGGCGCCCCAGACCATCGTGGGCGTCCTCATCTGGCAGCTGTGGGTGGCCAACCTCCTGGTCGGCGTGTTCAACCTGCTGCCCGGCCTGCCGCTGGACGGCGGCCGCATGGTCCGCGCCGCCGTGTGGGGCCTGACCCGGCGGCCCGCCGCCGGCACGGTCGTCGCCGCCTGGGGCGGGCGCGTGCTGGCCGTGTGCGTCGTGGCCCTGCCCATCCTCCTCGCCCTGCGCGGCGGCACCTCGCCCAACCTCTTCGGCCTCCTGTGGGCGGTCCTGCTGGCCTCCTTCATCTGGATGGGCGCGGGCTCCGCCCTGCGCGCCTCCCGGCTGCGCGCCCGGGTCCCCACCCTGCGGGCCCGCGCCATGGCCGCCGCCGCGGTCCACGTGCCGGCCGACACCTCCGTCGCCGAGGCGCAGCGCCGCATGGCCGAGGCCGGTGCCGGGGCCATCGTGGTCACCGACACCGCCGGCACGCCCACCTCGATCGTCAACGCCACCGCCGCCGCGGCCGTCCCCGAGGCCCGGCGCCCCTGGGTGCCGGTCTCCAGCGTGGCGCGCGCCATCACGCGCGGCGCCGTCGTGCGCGCCGGGCTGGAGGGCGAGGACCTCCTCGACGCGATGCGGGCCCACCCCGCCTCGGAGTACCTGCTGGTGGAGGACGACGGCACCGCCGTCGGCGTGCTGCGCACCTCCGACGTCGAGGCGGCCTTCACCCGCCGCTGA
- a CDS encoding tRNA (adenine-N1)-methyltransferase yields the protein MTGIHGRRGPFGDGDIVQLTDPKGRMHTITLRAGAAFHTHRGRLDHDDLIGRPEGSVVRSTSNIAYVALRPLLADFTLSMKRGATIVYPKDAAQIVAQADIFPGARVVEAGGGSGALTCWLLRAVGEEGLVSSYERRADFAEIARTNVERFFGRPHPAWKLTVGDLATDLADTEVDRVVLDMLAPWECLEAVAKALVPGGLVCVYVATTTQVSRVVEDLREHGAFYEPRTFETLVRTWHVEGLAVRPDHRMIGHTGFLVTARRLAEGTEAPERRRRPAKGSYGEDWQREQKAREAAGRGASASAEGAEAATTGPEDPVEH from the coding sequence GTGACCGGCATCCACGGCCGCCGCGGCCCTTTCGGCGACGGCGACATCGTCCAGCTGACCGACCCCAAGGGCCGGATGCACACCATCACCCTGCGCGCCGGAGCGGCGTTCCACACCCACCGGGGCCGACTGGACCACGACGACCTGATCGGGCGGCCCGAGGGCAGCGTGGTGCGCTCCACCTCCAACATCGCCTACGTGGCCCTGCGCCCCCTGCTCGCCGACTTCACGCTGTCGATGAAGCGGGGCGCCACCATCGTCTATCCCAAGGACGCCGCCCAGATCGTCGCCCAGGCCGACATCTTCCCCGGCGCCCGCGTCGTGGAGGCCGGGGGCGGCTCCGGCGCGCTCACCTGCTGGCTGCTGCGGGCCGTGGGCGAGGAGGGCCTGGTCTCCTCCTACGAGCGCCGCGCCGACTTCGCCGAGATCGCCCGCACCAACGTCGAGCGCTTCTTCGGCCGCCCCCACCCCGCCTGGAAGCTGACCGTGGGCGACCTCGCCACCGACCTCGCCGACACCGAGGTCGACCGCGTCGTGCTGGACATGCTGGCCCCCTGGGAGTGCCTGGAGGCCGTGGCCAAGGCCCTGGTGCCCGGCGGCCTGGTGTGCGTCTACGTCGCCACCACCACGCAGGTCTCGCGGGTGGTGGAGGACCTGCGCGAGCACGGCGCCTTCTACGAGCCCCGCACCTTCGAGACCCTGGTGCGCACCTGGCACGTGGAGGGCCTGGCCGTGCGCCCCGACCACCGCATGATCGGCCACACCGGGTTCCTGGTGACGGCGCGGCGGCTGGCCGAGGGCACCGAGGCGCCCGAGCGCCGCCGCCGGCCCGCCAAGGGCTCCTACGGCGAGGACTGGCAGCGCGAGCAGAAGGCGCGGGAGGCGGCGGGGCGGGGTGCTTCGGCCTCCGCCGAGGGCGCCGAGGCGGCCACGACCGGCCCCGAGGACCCGGTCGAACACTAG
- a CDS encoding response regulator, with product MSIRVLLVDDQPLLRTGFRLILESEPQISVVGEAADGHAAVADTKRLLPDVVLMDIRMPGKDGIDATREILEWAAGAGQQVRVLVLTTFDLDEYVVEALRAGASGFLLKDVPPDELASAIRVVSDGAAIVAPTITRRLLDRFAHHLPTTRERPEPRLELLTEREREVLRLLARGMSNAEIARRLVVSETTVKTHVGNVLTKLGLRDRVQAVVHAYETGIVRPGEE from the coding sequence ATGTCCATCCGCGTCCTTCTGGTCGACGACCAGCCGCTGCTGCGCACGGGTTTCCGCCTCATCCTGGAGTCGGAGCCGCAGATCTCGGTCGTCGGCGAGGCGGCCGACGGCCACGCCGCCGTCGCCGACACCAAGCGCCTGCTGCCCGATGTGGTGCTGATGGACATCCGCATGCCGGGCAAGGACGGCATCGACGCCACGCGGGAGATCCTGGAGTGGGCGGCGGGCGCCGGCCAGCAGGTGCGGGTGCTGGTGCTGACCACCTTCGACCTGGACGAGTACGTGGTGGAGGCGCTGCGGGCCGGGGCGAGCGGGTTTCTGCTCAAGGACGTGCCGCCCGACGAGTTGGCGAGCGCGATCCGGGTGGTGTCCGACGGCGCGGCGATCGTGGCCCCCACGATCACCCGTCGGCTGCTCGACCGGTTCGCCCACCACCTGCCGACCACCCGGGAGCGGCCAGAACCGCGTTTGGAGCTGCTGACCGAGCGGGAGCGCGAGGTGCTGCGGCTGCTGGCGCGGGGGATGTCCAACGCCGAGATCGCCCGCAGGCTGGTGGTCAGCGAGACCACCGTCAAGACCCACGTGGGCAACGTGCTCACCAAGCTGGGCCTGCGCGACCGCGTCCAGGCGGTGGTGCACGCCTATGAAACGGGCATCGTGCGCCCGGGCGAGGAGTAG